A region from the bacterium genome encodes:
- the apbC gene encoding iron-sulfur cluster carrier protein ApbC produces the protein MVTQESLLQALKQIQDPDLHKDIVTLGFVQDIVIKNGDVAFKVVLTTPACPVKDLLKKQCEEIVSKLPGVKTVHVEMTAKMMTHKTEKGDILPDVKNVIAVASGKGGVGKSTVATNLAIALGQLGAKVGLLDSDIYGPSIPLMMGVSGKPVMGDDRKLQPVENYGIKMMSIGFLMSDEQALVWRGPMVAQALTQLMRDVNWGDLDYLIVDMPPGTGDAQLTLSQIVNVTGAVIVTTPQDVALIDARRGVGMFQKVNVPILGIVENMSYYVCPNCNHRADIFSHGGAQKASEKYEVPFLGEIPLDIDTRIAGDSGKPIVIAKPESANAKALMDVAKKLASMISVLHHGTAEDKAKLMGQKMFFANTKLNIL, from the coding sequence ATGGTTACGCAGGAAAGTCTTTTGCAGGCGCTCAAACAAATTCAAGACCCCGATTTACATAAAGATATCGTCACGCTCGGCTTTGTACAAGACATTGTTATCAAAAACGGAGATGTCGCTTTCAAAGTCGTGCTGACTACTCCGGCTTGTCCCGTCAAAGATTTACTCAAAAAACAATGCGAAGAAATTGTATCCAAATTACCCGGCGTCAAAACGGTTCACGTGGAAATGACGGCTAAAATGATGACGCACAAAACGGAAAAAGGAGATATTCTTCCTGACGTGAAAAACGTCATTGCTGTAGCCAGCGGTAAAGGCGGCGTGGGAAAATCAACGGTAGCCACCAATCTGGCCATTGCGCTCGGACAATTAGGAGCCAAAGTCGGATTGCTCGATTCCGATATTTACGGACCCAGCATACCATTGATGATGGGCGTGAGCGGGAAACCCGTCATGGGCGACGACCGGAAATTACAGCCGGTCGAAAACTACGGCATTAAAATGATGTCCATCGGGTTTTTGATGTCGGATGAACAGGCGCTTGTGTGGCGTGGACCGATGGTGGCGCAGGCATTGACACAACTGATGCGCGATGTAAATTGGGGCGATCTCGATTATTTGATCGTCGATATGCCGCCGGGAACAGGCGATGCGCAGCTCACTCTTTCACAGATCGTAAACGTAACCGGCGCGGTCATTGTCACCACACCACAGGACGTTGCCTTGATCGATGCGCGGCGCGGAGTTGGGATGTTTCAGAAAGTCAACGTTCCGATCCTCGGTATCGTCGAGAATATGAGCTATTATGTATGCCCTAATTGCAACCATAGAGCGGATATATTTTCACACGGCGGCGCACAAAAGGCATCCGAAAAATACGAAGTTCCGTTTTTAGGTGAAATTCCGCTCGATATCGACACCCGTATTGCCGGCGATTCCGGCAAACCGATCGTCATTGCGAAACCTGAATCAGCCAATGCCAAGGCATTGATGGACGTCGCAAAAAAACTGGCGTCGATGATCAGCGTTTTACATCACGGGACGGCCGAGGATAAAGCCAAATTGATGGGTCAGAAAATGTTTTTCGCCAATACGAAACTGAATATTTTATAG
- a CDS encoding GIY-YIG nuclease family protein has translation MKHFVYVLWSDKLNKRYIGMTDNIDRRVSQHNSGGNQSTKNGRPWIIIFTESFEAKTEAASREKYLKLGIGREWLDKNYPHFSRRRRA, from the coding sequence ATGAAGCATTTTGTATATGTTTTATGGAGTGATAAGCTTAATAAGCGATATATCGGCATGACCGATAATATAGATCGCCGTGTATCGCAACATAACTCAGGTGGCAACCAATCAACTAAAAACGGAAGACCTTGGATTATAATTTTTACAGAATCATTTGAAGCAAAAACCGAAGCGGCCTCGCGTGAGAAATATTTAAAGTTAGGCATTGGCCGTGAATGGTTGGATAAAAATTATCCGCATTTTTCAAGAAGGCGCAGAGCTTAA
- a CDS encoding DUF2085 domain-containing protein — MNEFAGWLYTACSALCHQLPDRSFFLSNAFLPVCARCTGLYSGTFIGILWIILKNGIRGRYLFNRTFVVFLFLSGLYILIDWGLDSSSNIVRFVNGFVGGWAAALSGFSVLTFFLWKPEEQSIRKFDHWSVFSGIIILSINVVFIILPTLENIAFFTLWTLILFGVVTLFTVTNSVMLVLIFDNVRHRVYHIKHFIQILTAGFMMFIVEFVVVFNF; from the coding sequence ATGAATGAATTTGCAGGTTGGCTTTATACTGCTTGTTCCGCGTTATGCCATCAACTTCCCGATCGCTCGTTTTTTCTTTCAAATGCATTCCTCCCGGTTTGCGCCCGATGCACAGGGCTTTATTCAGGCACATTCATTGGAATTTTATGGATCATACTCAAAAACGGAATCCGCGGACGTTATTTATTTAATCGGACGTTTGTTGTCTTTCTTTTTTTGTCCGGATTATATATTCTGATCGATTGGGGGCTGGATAGTTCGTCAAACATTGTACGATTTGTAAACGGATTCGTTGGGGGCTGGGCGGCAGCATTAAGCGGTTTTTCGGTTTTAACGTTTTTTCTTTGGAAGCCGGAAGAACAAAGCATAAGAAAATTCGATCATTGGTCCGTCTTCAGCGGTATTATTATCTTGTCAATCAATGTCGTTTTCATTATCTTGCCGACGCTTGAAAACATAGCGTTTTTTACGCTATGGACGTTGATTCTGTTCGGTGTTGTGACGTTATTTACGGTGACCAATTCAGTTATGTTGGTGTTGATTTTCGATAACGTACGGCATCGCGTGTATCATATAAAACATTTTATACAAATTTTGACAGCCGGATTTATGATGTTTATTGTCGAATTCGTTGTCGTCTTTAATTTCTAG